Proteins from a single region of Nerophis lumbriciformis linkage group LG36, RoL_Nlum_v2.1, whole genome shotgun sequence:
- the arr3b gene encoding arrestin 3b, retinal (X-arrestin), producing the protein MSKVFKKTSGNGHIALYLGKRDFVDHLDSVDVVDGIVKVDPSGLDGKKVFVYLACAFRYGSEDLDVIGLSCRKDIWINRVQVYPATNGGVSKTPMQESLLKKVGDQGYPFTFQMPPNLPCSVSLQPGPNDAGKACGVDFEVKAYIANEENSASEVIEKKDTCRLMIRKIQYAPTKNAAGPKAEITKQFMMSDKPVHMEASLDKEIYYHGDPITVQVNINNETTKVVKKIKVTIDQLTSVVLYSSDMYTKAVLSEEFGETINANSTFEKSFQVTPLLANNKEKRGLSVDGRLKDEDTNLASTTLSLDNRDMQGIVVSYKVKVNLMVSGGGLLGGLTSSDVTVELPLTLMSPKPAGEFSITQLNTNKNLMRCYSLSCNVRQKCKYTWQRNVHK; encoded by the exons ATGTCCAA AGTTTTCAAGAAGACCAGTGGCAATGGACAT ATTGCCTTGTATTTGGGGAAGAGAGATTTTGTGGACCACCTGGATTCAGTGGACGTGGTTG ATGGAATTGTAAAAGTGGACCCGTCTGGTCTTGACGGCAAAAAAG tCTTCGTATACCTTGCGTGTGCCTTCCGCTATGGAAGTGAGGACCTGGACGTGATCGGGCTGTCCTGCAGGAAAGACATCTGGATAAATCGGGTCCAGGTGTATCCGGCCACAAACGGCGGTGTGTCAAAAACGCCAATGCAAGAATCCCTCCTGAAGAAAGTCGGGGACCAAGGGTATCCCTTTACTTTCCAG ATGCCACCAAACCTCCCTTGCTCCGTCTCCTTACAGCCTGGGCCAAATGATGCTGGCAAG GCTTGTGGGGTGGACTTTGAGGTCAAAGCGTACATCGCCAACGAAGAAAACAGCGCCAGTGAAGTCATTGAGAAAAA ggATACTTGTCGCCTGATGATCCGAAAAATCCAGTACGCACCAACCAAAAACGCCGCAGGACCAAAGGCGGAAATAACCAAGCAGTTCATGATGTCGGACAAGCCCGTTCACATGGAAGCTTCCCTGGACAAAGAG ATCTATTACCACGGCGATCCCATCACTGTCCAGGTCAACATCAACAATGAAACCACTAAAGTTGTGAAGAAAATCAAAGTCACAA TCGACCAGCTGACCTCTGTGGTGCTGTACTCGTCTGACATGTACACAAAGGCTGTCTTGTCAGAGGAGTTTGG GGAGACAATTAACGCCAACTCCACGTTCGAGAAGTCGTTCCAAGTCACCCCGCTGCTGGCCAACAACAAAGAGAAGCGCGGACTCTCGGTGGACGGGCGGCTAAAGGACGAGGACACTAACCTGGCGTCCACTACCTT GAGCCTTGACAACAGGGACATGCAAGGCATAGTGGTGTCCTACAAAGTCAAAGTCAATCTAATGGTGTCTGGAGGAGG CCTTCTGGGTGGCCTAACATCAAG TGACGTCACAGTAGAGCTTCCGTTGACCTTGATGTCCCCAAAACCAGCAGGTGAGTTTAGCATCACTCaattaaacacaaataaaaatctGATGCGCTGTTATTCTCTTTCATGCAACGTACGGCAGAAGTGTAAGTACACCTGGCAGAGAAACGTTCACAAGTGA